The following coding sequences are from one Saprospiraceae bacterium window:
- a CDS encoding caspase family protein, protein MMKQIFVVLIFLSLSQALEAQRCVKGNCQDGFGTVVYSALSRYTGEFRNGKFNGKGIYYYQSGAKYLGEWNLGKRAGEGKWIQANGNIYTGTFAADKPAGQGTMDFKNGDRYVGLWSSDLPNGKGSYYTALGERYVGEFVNGHYEGEGTYYYKDGSVYQGHWKKSKRNGTGELKDKDGKITLGEWVNDVALKIFEEEELIAEEKVELPTSGQTAKPQPEPAPGVTPDVQTIVEETLPDCNNTFCESGKGKLLYADGSKYVGDFVDGEPKGQGICTYANGDRYEGGWEQHAPHGEGVMYFKSGVVYGAMWDHGNAVKQIQNKEDFKYQRKVDVVHDKSVKIWAVVIGIARYEHMPALKYSDDDAYKIYAHLKSPEGGALKDNQIRLLVDEDATRANIIVAMNEIFLKADENDVIMLYYSGHGLEGTFLPIDYDGFKNALHHDEIKEIFNKSMAKHKVCFADACHSGSLLAAKSPFASSLMYFYEELEKSSGGSAFFMSSKSKEFSLEDGGLRQGIFSHFLIKGLKGEADINKDATITIKELYDYVSNNVKTYTAGAQTPLIAGDYDDNMPVGFVRSDN, encoded by the coding sequence ATAATGAAACAGATCTTCGTGGTCTTAATTTTTCTAAGCCTTTCACAAGCACTTGAGGCTCAGAGGTGTGTAAAAGGTAACTGTCAGGATGGATTTGGTACCGTAGTATACTCAGCATTAAGCAGGTACACAGGAGAATTTCGCAATGGCAAATTCAATGGTAAGGGTATTTACTATTACCAGTCTGGTGCCAAATATCTGGGTGAGTGGAATCTAGGCAAACGGGCAGGTGAAGGTAAGTGGATTCAAGCCAATGGCAATATATATACTGGAACTTTTGCTGCTGATAAGCCTGCCGGTCAAGGTACTATGGATTTCAAGAACGGAGATCGCTATGTAGGATTGTGGTCTTCTGATCTTCCAAATGGAAAAGGCAGCTACTACACCGCTCTGGGGGAGAGATATGTGGGAGAATTTGTTAACGGTCATTACGAAGGCGAGGGAACGTACTACTACAAAGATGGTTCTGTGTATCAAGGACACTGGAAAAAATCAAAGAGGAATGGAACCGGAGAGTTAAAAGACAAAGACGGTAAAATTACTTTGGGTGAATGGGTCAATGACGTTGCCTTGAAAATATTTGAAGAGGAAGAGTTGATTGCAGAGGAGAAAGTTGAACTGCCTACTTCAGGGCAAACTGCCAAGCCGCAACCCGAACCTGCGCCGGGAGTAACACCTGATGTCCAGACCATAGTTGAAGAAACATTGCCGGATTGCAATAATACCTTTTGCGAGAGTGGAAAAGGAAAGTTGCTTTATGCTGATGGTTCAAAGTACGTAGGAGACTTTGTTGATGGAGAGCCCAAGGGTCAAGGAATCTGCACCTATGCCAACGGGGATAGATACGAAGGAGGCTGGGAGCAGCATGCTCCACATGGTGAAGGAGTGATGTATTTTAAGAGCGGCGTAGTTTATGGAGCAATGTGGGACCACGGAAACGCAGTAAAGCAGATCCAGAATAAGGAAGACTTTAAATACCAAAGAAAAGTTGACGTTGTACATGATAAAAGTGTGAAGATTTGGGCAGTGGTGATAGGGATTGCAAGATATGAGCATATGCCTGCTCTCAAGTACTCCGATGATGACGCCTACAAAATTTACGCTCACCTCAAAAGTCCGGAAGGCGGAGCTCTCAAAGACAATCAGATCAGATTGCTGGTGGATGAAGACGCTACCAGGGCGAATATTATCGTAGCCATGAATGAGATTTTTCTGAAAGCTGACGAGAATGATGTGATAATGCTTTATTACTCAGGGCATGGATTGGAAGGAACCTTTCTTCCAATAGATTATGATGGATTCAAAAATGCCCTACACCATGATGAGATCAAAGAAATTTTTAATAAAAGTATGGCCAAACACAAAGTTTGTTTTGCAGACGCCTGTCATTCAGGGTCATTGCTTGCGGCCAAGAGTCCATTTGCTTCTTCTCTGATGTATTTCTATGAAGAGCTTGAGAAATCAAGTGGCGGTTCTGCATTTTTCATGTCTTCCAAAAGCAAGGAATTTTCACTTGAAGATGGTGGATTACGACAAGGTATTTTTTCACATTTTCTCATCAAAGGCCTGAAAGGTGAAGCAGATATCAACAAGGACGCTACTATTACCATCAAGGAATTGTACGATTACGTTTCCAATAATGTAAAAACATATACAGCCGGTGCACAGACTCCTTTGATAGCAGGAGATTATGATGACAATATGCCTGTGGGGTTTGTAAGATCGGACAATTGA
- a CDS encoding DUF4920 domain-containing protein, which produces MKSLGVVIISMSICFGMFAACKRGDSGANKTTQGDEIVFQKREIFGASLDETGALSLGDVLTNLDHNDTILCKVSGYVKEVCQVKGCWMTLVSGGQDTSELLVKFKDYAFFMPKDLGGSKVILDGVAFTEVTPVDELKHYAEDEGKSQAEIDLITKPEVQKKFMANGVLVLERN; this is translated from the coding sequence ATGAAAAGTTTAGGAGTAGTAATTATTTCAATGAGCATTTGCTTCGGGATGTTTGCAGCCTGCAAACGTGGTGATTCCGGAGCTAATAAAACAACGCAGGGAGATGAAATTGTCTTTCAAAAAAGAGAAATTTTTGGAGCATCCTTAGATGAGACCGGGGCTCTGAGCCTTGGCGATGTGTTGACTAATCTGGATCATAATGATACAATACTCTGTAAAGTCAGTGGATATGTGAAAGAAGTATGTCAGGTTAAAGGCTGCTGGATGACGTTAGTGTCAGGAGGCCAGGATACCAGCGAATTATTAGTCAAATTTAAAGATTATGCATTTTTTATGCCTAAAGATCTCGGTGGTTCAAAGGTGATATTGGATGGAGTTGCATTCACAGAAGTTACTCCTGTTGACGAATTAAAACATTATGCAGAAGATGAGGGCAAGTCACAAGCTGAAATAGACCTGATCACCAAGCCGGAGGTACAAAAGAAATTCATGGCTAACGGAGTTCTGGTGTTGGAAAGAAATTGA
- the vanZ gene encoding VanZ family protein, translated as MHLHQIFRGHNRIVDKNCHKFKFAILAVSLCFAISFTFLKASNISRFSGFIKYCISSMDESIQKILNFFYFTTVKISVRYALLFVSDEVLLAH; from the coding sequence ATCCATCTGCATCAGATTTTCCGAGGACATAATAGAATCGTTGACAAAAACTGTCACAAATTCAAGTTTGCCATCCTTGCTGTATCGCTCTGCTTTGCCATTTCTTTTACCTTTCTCAAAGCGAGTAATATATCTCGGTTCTCCGGATTCATAAAATATTGTATCTCCTCCATGGACGAGTCCATCCAGAAAATATTGAACTTCTTTTACTTCACCACTGTGAAAATAAGTGTACGCTACGCCTTGCTCTTTGTTTCCGACGAAGTTCTTCTTGCCCATTAA
- a CDS encoding vanadium-dependent haloperoxidase, with protein MKTTNKILLLLAVSGMFVFSACNKTTTPSSTSNLTKDYNSDVVTEWMNVFMTIDKDAIGYRPCPGPTGLAYMGLAVYEICVPGMPEFNSIKGNWSGELHIPNPPSNQEIHYPTAVNAAYGYFMKNFFQNARFATGKNSHITNADAQLLIQNKQLYFENLYENEIHSSVFTNSKAWGEDVARAVWDWYKTDKYAFDAHLNPRNTDPNKPLKFDWTTNSKDASGNVIPGNWYPTNEGGDGGRFPLYGEARTFATSSAEKLSIAPYPYSDKPGSAFYGQALQVYHTCTSNMPFEDKWISEFWSDDNEGLTFSPPTRLIAILVQILEHDHVNLEKAAESVAKMGLGLNDYAVACWYSKWHYNVERPETYIKRNIDPNWEPYLIDPESGTTGITPPFPAFPSGHSTFSGGGFAMLTHLFGGAYAFTDNCHKDRVEFIGKPRFFEDFEEAGREDAFSRVTLGVHYSMDCEAGMKLGKAITGRIIKNIHWKK; from the coding sequence ATGAAAACAACGAATAAAATTCTCCTGCTTTTGGCTGTTTCAGGGATGTTCGTATTCTCTGCTTGCAATAAAACTACTACCCCTAGTAGCACATCAAATCTAACTAAAGATTACAACTCAGATGTTGTTACTGAGTGGATGAACGTTTTTATGACAATAGATAAGGATGCTATTGGATACAGACCTTGTCCTGGACCTACTGGTCTGGCTTATATGGGTCTCGCAGTATATGAGATATGTGTTCCGGGTATGCCTGAGTTTAACTCGATCAAAGGCAATTGGTCAGGAGAGCTTCATATTCCGAACCCACCATCAAATCAAGAGATTCATTACCCTACAGCAGTAAATGCAGCTTATGGGTATTTCATGAAGAACTTCTTCCAGAATGCAAGATTTGCTACTGGTAAAAACAGCCACATCACGAATGCAGATGCTCAATTGTTGATACAAAACAAACAATTGTATTTTGAGAATCTGTACGAAAATGAGATCCATAGCTCTGTATTCACCAACTCCAAAGCTTGGGGTGAAGACGTAGCTCGTGCAGTTTGGGATTGGTATAAGACAGACAAATATGCGTTTGACGCGCATCTCAACCCAAGAAACACCGACCCAAACAAGCCTTTAAAATTTGATTGGACAACAAATAGTAAAGATGCTTCAGGCAACGTGATTCCTGGTAATTGGTATCCGACTAACGAAGGAGGTGACGGAGGTAGATTCCCTCTTTATGGTGAAGCAAGAACTTTTGCAACTTCATCGGCAGAAAAATTGAGTATTGCACCATATCCGTATAGTGACAAACCTGGCTCAGCATTTTACGGTCAGGCATTGCAAGTTTATCATACATGTACTTCAAACATGCCTTTCGAAGACAAATGGATATCAGAGTTTTGGTCAGATGATAATGAAGGATTGACATTCAGTCCACCGACTCGTTTGATTGCTATTTTGGTTCAAATTCTAGAGCATGACCACGTAAACTTGGAAAAAGCTGCAGAATCTGTTGCTAAGATGGGTCTTGGCCTCAATGACTACGCAGTTGCATGCTGGTATTCTAAATGGCATTATAATGTAGAAAGACCTGAGACATATATCAAAAGAAATATTGATCCGAATTGGGAGCCATATCTTATAGATCCAGAATCAGGTACAACTGGAATAACTCCACCATTCCCTGCGTTTCCATCTGGCCACTCTACTTTCTCCGGTGGTGGGTTTGCGATGCTAACGCATTTATTTGGAGGTGCTTATGCATTTACTGACAATTGCCATAAGGACAGAGTAGAATTCATAGGAAAACCGAGATTTTTCGAAGATTTCGAAGAAGCCGGCAGAGAAGATGCATTTTCAAGAGTAACATTAGGTGTACATTATAGCATGGATTGTGAGGCTGGAATGAAATTAGGTAAAGCCATCACTGGTCGTATTATCAAAAATATACATTGGAAAAAGTAA
- a CDS encoding phosphatase PAP2 family protein — MKIRTKLTLQYFLITAGIMALAFVFIYQQFKQHVETEFFKLLESKARMTAEMVLQHEEELKPINSNNVTEDVHLPYFSNTSIFNKYQQCVFSLNKIATQIRPEVFFSIDQNGIYRFSNNKLKAIGVKHHTSNGNTYISISEEIPDFGILTQLRNILLICFLIVVCLVVLGGWFFAGEAMRPVSNIVNQVDKLLPSDLSQRLHQKNQNDELSHLIQTVNSLLNRIEYAFQMQKSFIANVSHELKNPLAAIQAQLQMTRHKTRSVGEYNDILSSLQEDVSEMVNTMEKLLQLARVHSDQTQIAMHKVRLDELIYEAREMLIRAQPDYNVKFEIQNLPSDDENLIILSNEALLVTAFYNLMENGCKFSPEHQVKVRLEFNEHNDWQINFYNQGSYIPPDEIEKIFQAFYRSPGQAQKKGTGIGLHLVQSILRIHQIKMHVKSDLVQGTEFILRGMENNRGKEIPELRNKVDPAPKVVFSANPLLLIWMTIMGLFLGSSCSNADHNINTEQKLAAAVIADWYNQYILLDWNTDGYRPPVSARMWAYVGLAGWECGVAEYPDAMSFGVSHPEFSTVSWTHQIAEYNLPAALNESYYELAHKFFPHANMIQNRKIEMLYQKYKQKIKEDFKNESVLPSGNHGKEIAEAVYQYSSTDSNAHMSFLYNYDPNYHPPSGPGKWQPTGTDQMPPLLPHWKKTRWFIVNPNEISSKNPVEYSSERSSGFFAQAWEIFNLSQPITEERRWIAEFWSDDFTGVSFCAATRWLSIQQQLVKKYRLPVVKILESNFKIGLALNDAAVKVWTDKYFYCVERPETYIRREINPEWEPLHHTPPFPAYPSGHSAFGASATQVMMKFYGEEIDFMDRSHEGRKEFVGTPRHFTSFSQMAKENALSRMYIGVHFRMDCEEGLRLGKAVGERVAAIQLYRDVSRK, encoded by the coding sequence TTGAAAATTCGGACTAAACTTACTCTTCAGTATTTTTTGATCACAGCAGGGATCATGGCTCTGGCATTTGTTTTTATTTATCAGCAGTTCAAGCAGCACGTAGAAACAGAATTCTTCAAACTGCTGGAGAGTAAAGCCCGCATGACAGCAGAAATGGTTTTGCAACATGAAGAAGAACTGAAACCGATTAACTCAAATAACGTTACAGAAGATGTTCACCTCCCTTATTTTAGCAACACAAGTATTTTCAACAAATATCAGCAATGCGTATTTTCTCTCAATAAAATAGCCACTCAGATCAGACCTGAAGTATTTTTTTCTATTGATCAAAATGGCATCTATAGATTTAGCAACAATAAACTCAAAGCTATTGGTGTCAAACATCATACAAGTAATGGTAACACTTACATTTCAATATCCGAAGAAATTCCGGATTTCGGTATTTTGACACAATTGCGCAATATCCTTTTAATTTGTTTTTTGATAGTTGTCTGTTTAGTTGTACTCGGTGGGTGGTTTTTTGCTGGGGAAGCAATGAGACCGGTTTCCAATATAGTCAATCAAGTAGATAAATTGTTGCCTTCAGATTTGAGCCAACGTCTACATCAAAAAAATCAAAATGATGAGTTGTCACATCTCATTCAAACTGTAAACTCATTGCTCAATAGGATAGAATATGCCTTTCAGATGCAAAAAAGTTTTATAGCAAATGTGAGCCATGAGCTAAAGAATCCTTTAGCTGCCATACAGGCTCAGTTGCAAATGACTCGACACAAAACCAGAAGTGTAGGAGAGTACAACGATATTCTTTCATCCCTGCAGGAAGACGTGAGTGAAATGGTAAATACCATGGAGAAACTCTTACAGTTAGCCAGAGTACATTCAGATCAAACACAAATTGCAATGCATAAGGTGCGCCTGGATGAGTTGATCTATGAGGCTCGGGAGATGCTGATCCGTGCTCAACCGGATTACAATGTAAAGTTTGAAATCCAGAATTTGCCATCAGATGACGAGAACCTGATCATTCTGAGTAATGAAGCCCTTCTGGTTACAGCTTTTTATAATTTGATGGAGAACGGATGTAAGTTTTCACCTGAACATCAGGTTAAAGTCAGACTTGAATTCAATGAACACAATGACTGGCAAATCAATTTCTACAATCAAGGCAGTTATATTCCTCCGGATGAGATTGAAAAAATATTTCAGGCATTCTATCGTAGCCCCGGTCAGGCCCAAAAGAAGGGCACCGGTATAGGACTCCACTTGGTGCAGAGTATTCTGAGGATCCATCAAATAAAAATGCATGTAAAATCAGATTTGGTCCAAGGTACAGAATTTATACTCAGAGGAATGGAAAACAACAGGGGCAAAGAAATCCCTGAATTGAGAAACAAAGTAGATCCCGCACCCAAGGTTGTTTTTTCAGCAAATCCGCTTTTGCTAATTTGGATGACAATTATGGGATTATTCTTGGGGAGTTCTTGCAGCAATGCTGACCATAACATCAATACTGAACAGAAGCTAGCGGCAGCTGTAATTGCTGATTGGTACAATCAGTACATTCTTCTCGACTGGAATACTGATGGTTACAGACCTCCTGTTAGTGCAAGAATGTGGGCTTATGTTGGTCTGGCTGGATGGGAATGTGGAGTAGCTGAATATCCTGATGCCATGTCATTTGGTGTAAGCCACCCTGAATTTTCCACGGTATCATGGACGCACCAAATTGCTGAGTATAATTTGCCCGCGGCATTGAATGAAAGCTATTACGAGCTCGCACACAAGTTTTTTCCTCATGCCAATATGATCCAGAATAGGAAAATAGAAATGTTATATCAAAAATACAAGCAAAAAATAAAGGAGGATTTCAAAAACGAAAGTGTTTTGCCGTCAGGAAATCATGGCAAAGAGATAGCCGAAGCTGTATATCAGTATTCTAGCACAGACAGCAATGCTCATATGTCATTTTTATACAACTATGACCCAAATTACCACCCTCCATCCGGCCCGGGCAAATGGCAACCCACGGGAACAGATCAAATGCCTCCACTACTGCCTCATTGGAAAAAAACCAGGTGGTTTATTGTTAATCCAAATGAGATCAGCTCAAAAAATCCTGTCGAGTATTCTTCTGAGAGAAGCTCAGGTTTTTTTGCTCAAGCCTGGGAGATATTTAATCTATCTCAGCCCATCACAGAAGAGCGGAGGTGGATAGCGGAATTTTGGAGTGATGATTTTACAGGCGTCTCTTTTTGTGCAGCAACGCGTTGGCTTTCCATTCAACAACAGCTGGTGAAAAAATACCGCTTACCCGTAGTCAAAATCCTGGAAAGTAATTTTAAAATAGGATTGGCTCTCAATGATGCTGCTGTAAAAGTATGGACTGATAAGTATTTTTATTGTGTTGAGAGACCCGAAACTTATATTCGAAGAGAGATTAATCCTGAATGGGAGCCATTGCATCACACCCCTCCATTTCCTGCATACCCATCAGGACATTCTGCTTTTGGTGCTTCTGCTACACAAGTTATGATGAAGTTTTATGGTGAAGAAATAGATTTTATGGACAGAAGTCATGAAGGACGGAAAGAGTTCGTTGGTACACCAAGACATTTTACCAGCTTCAGTCAGATGGCAAAAGAAAACGCCCTCTCTAGGATGTATATTGGGGTTCATTTTAGGATGGATTGTGAAGAAGGGCTTCGACTGGGAAAAGCCGTTGGAGAAAGGGTGGCGGCTATTCAGCTTTACAGGGATGTTTCTCGAAAGTAG
- a CDS encoding response regulator transcription factor, whose amino-acid sequence MHVLLIEDELKTAESIRKYLEEMDVRVSVANDSETALQLTEKSSFDVIVSDVILPSFSGIELVKRIRQLGIKSPVLMLSALSQTEDKLQGFEAGSDDYLAKPFDLKELHARIQALHRRSMIVIAGNNHVLSIDNLVLDLTKMEATRAGEKLTLTPREFKLLEYFLNNQGRVIPKLEILEKVWNLNDEINTNVIEVYVNYLRKKIEKPGLKKLIYTHFGIGYVMKFNEN is encoded by the coding sequence ATGCATGTTCTACTGATTGAAGATGAGCTTAAAACGGCAGAATCTATCCGGAAATATCTGGAAGAAATGGATGTGCGTGTAAGCGTTGCAAACGATTCAGAAACAGCTCTGCAGTTGACTGAAAAAAGTTCATTCGACGTAATCGTTTCTGATGTGATATTGCCTTCATTCAGTGGCATAGAGCTCGTGAAGCGGATTAGACAGCTTGGTATCAAATCTCCGGTTTTGATGCTGTCCGCATTATCCCAAACTGAAGATAAATTACAGGGATTTGAGGCAGGCTCTGACGATTATCTTGCTAAACCATTTGATTTGAAAGAACTTCATGCCAGAATTCAAGCCCTGCATCGAAGGTCTATGATAGTGATTGCCGGCAACAATCATGTTTTGAGTATTGATAATTTGGTTCTGGATTTGACAAAAATGGAAGCAACCCGTGCAGGTGAAAAACTCACCCTTACACCTAGAGAGTTTAAACTCCTGGAATATTTTTTAAATAATCAGGGGAGAGTTATTCCAAAACTGGAAATTCTTGAAAAGGTCTGGAACTTGAATGATGAGATCAATACCAATGTCATCGAAGTTTATGTCAATTACCTCAGAAAAAAAATCGAAAAACCGGGTTTAAAAAAACTCATCTATACTCATTTTGGCATCGGGTATGTTATGAAATTTAATGAAAATTAA
- a CDS encoding TolC family protein, with translation MSRILSSLSYKLYASLLILFCIASAVFCQSKKSVTLEEAIQLAMQNHPIPRASALDVRSAEGQLPTAFEIPKTEINAEFGQYSTINHDQAFVLSQTIPFPSTMLNRRKLLQAEWKVSQADHSVQLIELKSSVRKAYDDVLFYSHRKSKLYYLDSFYREFEAIASAKFRSGEVTKAELILAETAKGQMTLLLEENQVDLENSYRIFKDLLQESDVEIKWIGTTYNPMEILNLQNNTVQSHNPIIESFEMEAKLASRKLKFEKSQFLPEIKASYRNQSLTGIQTVDGQEEYFGRDHRFHVFSAGIGVPLQWKSMKAKIRSEQFRMESKLALLEYKKSMLLSELSSSWNKHEQLQRRHDHYVRYAIPSAQEIVRNTKTAYGAGEISYLEYLTALRTATEVELNALESIHALNSSSIQILRLSGQ, from the coding sequence ATGTCCCGCATACTATCTTCTTTGTCATATAAGCTTTATGCATCATTATTGATACTCTTCTGTATTGCGTCGGCGGTTTTCTGTCAGTCTAAAAAGTCAGTAACATTGGAAGAAGCAATCCAGCTTGCCATGCAAAATCATCCAATCCCAAGAGCTTCTGCTTTGGATGTAAGATCCGCTGAAGGACAACTGCCTACCGCTTTTGAAATTCCGAAAACCGAAATCAATGCTGAATTTGGACAATATAGTACTATCAATCATGATCAGGCGTTTGTTCTCTCCCAAACTATCCCTTTTCCAAGTACGATGCTCAACAGGAGAAAATTACTTCAAGCTGAATGGAAGGTTTCCCAAGCTGATCATTCAGTTCAATTGATAGAGTTGAAAAGCTCGGTGAGAAAAGCTTACGATGATGTGCTATTTTATTCTCACAGAAAGAGTAAACTTTATTATTTAGACAGTTTCTATAGAGAATTTGAAGCAATAGCTTCCGCAAAATTTAGATCAGGAGAAGTCACAAAAGCCGAGCTGATTTTGGCGGAAACTGCCAAAGGGCAGATGACACTTTTACTTGAAGAAAATCAGGTGGATCTGGAGAATTCGTATAGAATCTTCAAAGATCTTTTACAGGAATCTGATGTCGAAATAAAATGGATTGGAACAACTTACAATCCAATGGAAATATTAAACCTACAGAATAACACTGTGCAGAGCCACAATCCGATAATTGAGTCCTTTGAAATGGAAGCGAAACTTGCAAGTCGCAAACTGAAATTTGAAAAATCACAGTTTTTACCGGAAATTAAAGCATCTTACAGAAATCAATCTTTGACCGGGATCCAAACTGTAGATGGACAAGAAGAGTATTTTGGAAGAGACCATAGGTTTCATGTTTTCTCTGCAGGGATCGGCGTTCCACTCCAATGGAAATCAATGAAAGCCAAAATCAGATCTGAACAATTCAGAATGGAATCCAAACTAGCTCTTCTTGAATATAAAAAATCAATGCTACTATCAGAATTGAGTTCAAGCTGGAACAAACATGAACAGTTACAAAGAAGGCATGATCATTATGTCAGATATGCAATTCCTTCTGCTCAAGAAATTGTGAGGAATACCAAGACAGCTTATGGTGCAGGCGAGATCAGTTATCTGGAATATCTGACCGCACTGCGGACTGCTACGGAAGTAGAGCTCAATGCATTGGAATCAATCCATGCGTTGAATTCCAGTTCTATTCAAATTCTCCGTTTGTCGGGGCAATAA